The following coding sequences lie in one Hoplias malabaricus isolate fHopMal1 chromosome 14, fHopMal1.hap1, whole genome shotgun sequence genomic window:
- the itpr3 gene encoding inositol 1,4,5-trisphosphate receptor type 3 isoform X1, with protein sequence MLEKMSDSMSSFLHIGDIVSLYAEGTVNGFISTLGLVDDRCVVEPSAGDLDNPPKKFRDCLFKVCPMNRYSAQKQFWKAKQAKHEKDKIADVVLLQKLQHASNLEQKQNETENRKVHGDVVKYGSVIQLLHMKSNKYLTVNKRLPALLEKNAMRVTLDATGNEGSWLFIQPFWKLRTNGDNVVVGDKVILNPVNAGQPLHASNYELTDHPGCKEVNSVNGNTCWKINLFMMFSDHKDEVLKGGDVVRLFHAEQEKFLTCDEYKSKLHVFLRTTLRQSATSATSSNALWEVEVVHHDPCRGGAGHWNSLYRFKHLATGNYLAAEENPGYRGDSNELQPVTDTESKRNNKRSMGERIKYKLVAVPHGNDIASLFELDPTTLQKTDSFVPRNSYVRLRHLCTNTWIQSTNVPIDIDEERPIRLMLGTCPTKEDKEAFAIVSVPVMEIRDLDFANDASLMLSTIVDKFNAGFISQNDRRFAIKLLEDLVFFVVDQVNSGQPVLDLVNSKPNRERQKLMREQNILKQIFGIIKAPFKDKGGEGPLLKLEELSDQKNAPYQYMLRLSYRILRHSQEDYRKNQEYIAKQFGVMQSQIGYDILAEDTITALLHNNRKLLEKHITKTEVETFVNLVRRNREPRFLDYLSDLCVSNNVAIPVTQELICKCMLDPKNQDILIKTERRTPKENHHNTEYIEEYGEEDEVWLFWMDKANETQEKSIRALAQEARQGNAHDENVLTYYRYQLKLYARMCLDRQYLAIDEISKQLDVELISLCMMDEVLPYDLRASFCRLMLHAHVDRDPQELVTPVKFARLWTEIPTSITIKDYDSHMDYSRDNKKNKFSNTMAFMEDYLNLVLHDDLPFADEEKNKLTYEVVSLARHLIYFGFYSFFELLRLTRTLLGIVDCIPNPAMVAQMMHDDGSSKNIRRSIHGVGQMMSTMVLSRKQSIMVGPGRPVIGLDGQTRTKDSIDNQDITVMDTKLKILEILQFILNVRLDYRLSFLLSVFKKEFVEVYPMADADAVSANETAATINLQHIGEQAEAMFGVGKGNSILEVDDEGGRMFLRVLIHLIMHDYPPLVSGALQLLFKHFSQRQEVLHTFKQVQLLISEQDVDNYKLIKSDLDHLRMMVEKSELWVEKKSSLGGEGKKDKGEGATDEAPASQKEKREKSNENYQKVKEILERLNKMCSFGVFKKQQRLLKNMGAHKVMLDLLQVTYDRNDKKMQEIIKFTHLFLQRFCNGNQENQALLHKHLNLFLTPGVLEAETVQHIFSNNYTLCSEISETVLQHFIHCLATHGRHVQYLNFLHTIIKAEGKYVKKCQDMIMTELTNAGDDVVVFYNDKTSFSTMLKLMAESREGVQENSPLRYHISLVELLAACAEGKNVYTEIKCTSLLPLEDVVKVVTNGDCITEVKTAYVNFVNHCYVDTEVEMKEIYTSNHIWNLFENFIVDMARVCNNREKRVQDQVLEKYVLNVVLDTINAFFSSPFSENSTSLQSHHKIVTQLLQSSMRLLDCTWLQQQQKGLVESCIRTLALTAKSRSISLPIDLEAHINMMLSNSALSSQSRASSGYKNTSRTARPPIPNNSWDYKNIIEKLQDIINTLEERLNPLVNAELSVLVDVLHQPELLFLEGTDARMRCESGGFISKLIQHTKALMSSEEKLCIKVLRTLQEMLIRSLDFNDRGITLRKVLLQNYLFNNKKGMKSEKVEHGAGGGEAERDWSAVAAVQCRLDREGGTKLFTDLIMSTKNDKIFKESIQLAICLLEGGNTEIQNSFYKLMMGDNKSEKFFKVLNDRMKNAQMDIKATISVNVGEMSNKAKDEKELDSASQSMVFHSGGAAKFGNHPSIAASHTPAAAPHTEQQEVETEMGPSVIIMKPILRFLQLLCENHNQDLQNFLRCQNNKTNYNLVCETLQFLDIMCGSTTGGLGLLGLYINENNVGLIIQTLETLTEYCQGPCQENQTCIVTHECNGIDIITALILNDISPLCRYRMEMVLQLKDNASKLLLALMESRHDSENAERILFNLRPRELVEIIKKAYLQESEHEGEDVSPREVGHNIYILALQLARHNKILLHLLKPPKRTKEEGEEGISSMLNLNNKQFSQMLKSTAPCEIQEEDPLDYYDHHTAQIEIVREDRSMEQIVFPVHPICEFLTEESKFRVFNTTEQDEQGSKVTHFFEQASFLHNEMEWQKKLRSMPVLYWFSRRMTLWGTFSFNLAVFVNLIIAFFYPYDSGQSAIDSSMLLMLFWCFAGLSIMGLFSQRYGLQPLTLAIILRLIYHFGIGPTLIMLGTLNLINKIVFVVSFVGNNGTFIMGYKAMVMDMEFLYHLGYVFTSTLGLCVHELFYSILLFDLIYREETLFNVIKSVTRNGRSILLTAVLAIILVYLFSIVGFLCLRDDFIMEVDYLSDINTGSESSVGSCAADGMDCKEETALLASTQEEEDNTERACDTLLMCIVTVLNHGLRNGGGVGDVLRRPSKNETLFPARVVYDLLFFFIVIIIVLNLIFGVIIDTFADLRSEKQKKEEILKTTCFICGLERDKFDNKTVSFEEHIKLEHNIWNYLYFIVLVREKKKTDYTGPESYVAHMIKNKNLDWFPRMQAMSLVVTEGEGEQNEMRNLQDRLASTMKVVIQLTSQLAELKEQMTEQRKRRQRMGFVDVQAGSNASLPPSAAGGNHQIYKS encoded by the exons ATTGGTAGATGACCGCTGTGTAGTGGAGCCATCCGCTGGAGACTTGGACAACCCTCCTAAGAAGTTTAGGG ACTGCCTTTTCAAGGTCTGTCCTATGAACCGGTATTCAGCGCAGAAACAGTTTTGGAAAGCCAAGCAAGCCAAACATGAGAAAGATAAGATTGCAGATGTGGTGCTACTTCAGAAACTGCAG CATGCATCCAACTTGGAGCAGAAGCAGAATGAGACAGAGAACAGGAAGGTCCATGGTGATGTAGTTAAATATGGCAGCGTCATTCAG CTCCTGCACATGAAGAGCAATAAGTATTTGACAGTGAATAAACGTCTGCCGGCTCTGCTAGAGAAGAATGCTATGCGAGTCACTCTGGATGCCACTGGCAACGAGGGATCTTGGCTTTTCATTCAGCCTTTCTGGAAGCTCAGGACCAATGGAGACAAT GTTGTGGTTGGTGACAAAGTCATTCTGAATCCAGTTAATGCAGGACAGCCCCTTCATGCCAGCAACTATGAGCTTACTGACCACCCTGGCTGCAAAGAG GTCAACTCTGTGAATGGCAACACTTGCTGGAAGATTAACCTGTTTATGATGTTTAGCGACCACAAAGATGAAGTCCTTAAAGGA GGGGATGTAGTACGACTCTTCCATGCAGAGCAAGAAAAGTTTTTGACTTGTGATGAGTACAAGTCTAAGTTGCATGTTTTCCTCCGTACAACATTGCGACAGAGCGCCACCTCAGCCACCAGCTCTAATGCTTTATGGGAAGTGGAG GTGGTGCACCATGACCCGTGTAGAGGTGGAGCAGGCCACTGGAATAGTCTCTATCGCTTTAAACATCTAGCAACGGGAAATTACCTTGCAGCAGAG GAAAACCCAGGCTACAGAGGAGACAGCAATGAACTACAGCCAGTG acagacacagagagtaaGAGGAATAATAAAAGGAGCATGGGTGAGAGGATAAAGTATAAATTGGTTGCAGTGCCTCATGGGAATGACATTGCCTCTCTTTTTGAACTGGACCCCACTACACTGCAGAAGACAGATTCATTTGTGCCAAG AAACTCATATGTACGATTACGTCATCTGTGTACGAACACATGGATCCAGAGCACTAATGTACCGATTGACATAGATGAAGAGAGGCCCATTCGATTAATG CTTGGTACTTGTCCCACCAAAGAAGATAAAGAGGCTTTTGCTATTGTTTCTGTGCCCGTTATGGAAATTCGAGACTTGGATTTCGCTAATGATGCCAGTCTCATGTTGAGCACCATTGTGGACAAATTCAATGCTGGTTTCATCAGTCAGAATGATAGGAG GTTTGCCATTAAGCTGCTGGAGGACTTGGTGTTCTTTGTGGTGGACCAAGTGAACAGTGGGCAGCCTGTGCTGGATTTGGTAAATTCTAAAcccaacagagagagacagaaactcATGCGGGAGCAGAACATTCTCAAACAG ATATTTGGGATCATAAAGGCTCCATTCAAAGATAAAGGAGGGGAAGGCCCTCTGTTAAAGCTAGAGGAACTTTCGGATCAAAAGAATGCTCCCTATCAGTACATGCTTCGACTAAGCTACAGAATTCTCAGACACTCTCAAGAGGACTACCGCAAGAACCAA GAATACATAGCCAAGCAGTTTGGTGTGATGCAGTCTCAGATTGGCTATGATATTTTGGCTGAAGACACAATCACTGCTCTGCTACACAACAACCGCAAACTGCTGGAGAAGCATATCACAAAGACTGAAGTGGAGACATTTGTGAACCTGGTTCGCAGAAACAGGGAGCCCAG GTTTCTGGACTACTTGTCAGACCTGTGTGTATCAAATAATGTAGCCATACCAGTGACGCAGGAGCTGATCTGTAAGTGTATGCTGGACCCAAAAAACCAAGATATTCTCATCAAAACAGA gCGACGTACCCCTAAAGAAAATCATCATAATACTGAGTATATCGAAGAGTATGGAGAGGAGGATGAGGTTTGGTTGTTCTGGATGGATAAAGCCAACGAAACTCAAGAGAAGAGTATTCGGGCACTTGCTCAAGAAGCCAGACAAGGAAATGCTCATGATGAGAATGTATTAACATACTACAG GTACCAGCTAAAGCTCTATGCACGTATGTGTTTGGACCGCCAGTATCTAGCCATAGATGAAATTTCCAAGCAGCTAGATGTTGAGCTCATTTCCCTGTGTATGATGGATGAGGTTCTTCCATACGACCTTCGAGCCTCTTTCTGTAGACTCATGCTGCATGCCCATGTGGACCGTGATCCTCAGGAACTTGTAACTCCTGTCAAATTCGCTCGTCTCTGGACTGAGATCCCCACCTCCATTACCATCAAAGA ttATGATTCTCATATGGACTACTCCAGagacaacaagaaaaacaagttttCCAACACCATGGCTTTCATGGAAGATTATCTAAACCTTGTTCTTCATGATGATCTACCTTTTGCTGATGAGGAGAAAAATAAACTGACATATGAG GTGGTGAGCTTAGCCAGGCATCTAATCTACTTTGGCTTCTACAGCTTCTTTGAGCTGTTGCGACTGACACGCACTCTTCTTGGCATTGTTGACTGCATTCCCAACCCTGCAATGGTTGCTCAAATGATGCATGATGATGGCAGTA GCAAAAATATACGCCGTTCCATTCATGGAGTGGGCCAGATGATGTCCACCATGGTGCTGAGCAGAAAGCAGTCCATAATGGTTGGCCCTGGTCGTCCTGTTATTGGTTTGGATGGGCAGACCCGCACAAAGGACAGTATTGACAATCAGGACATTACAGTCATGGACACTAAACTGAAGATTCTTGAGATCTTGCAG TTTATCTTGAATGTACGACTGGACTATCGCCTCTCGTTCTTGCTATCCGTCTTCAAGAAAGAGTTTGTAGAGGTGTATCCAATGGCAGATGCAGATGCGGTATCAGCAAATGAGACTGCAG CAACCATCAACTTACAGCACATAGGAGAGCAGGCAGAGGCCATGTTTGGAGTTGG AAAAGGGAACAGTATTTTGGAAGTGGATGATGAAGGAGGGCGGATGTTCCTGCGTGTTCTTATCCATCTCATCATGCATGACTATCCTCCGCTGGTCTCGGGGGCACTGCAGCTCCTTTTCAAACACTTCAGTCAAAGACAGGAAGTCCTTCACACATTCAAGCAG GTCCAGCTTCTAATATCAGAGCAAGATGTGGACAATTATAAGCTCATAAAGAGTGACCTGGATCATCTACGCATGATGGTGGAGAAGTCAGAACTTTGGGTGGAAAAGAAAAGTAGCTTGGGTGGGGAGGGCAAGAAAGATAAAGGGgag GGTGCTACAGATGAAGCTCCAGCCTCCCAGAAAGAAAAGCGTGAGAAGAGCAATGAAAATTACCAAAAAGTCAAAGAG ATCTTGGAGCGTTTGAATAAGATGTGCAGCTTCGGTGTGTTTAAGAAGCAGCAGAGGCTTCTGAAGAACATGGGAGCCCATAAAGTCATGCTGGACCTTTTGCAAGTCACATATGATCGG AATGACAAGAAAATGCAGGAGATCATTAAGTTCACCCACCTTTTTCTGCAGAGGTTCTGCAATGGCAATCAGGAAAACCAAGCTCTTCTTCACAAACACCTTAACCTCTTTCTTACCCCTGGA gtcCTTGAAGCAGAGACAGTGCAGCATATCTTCAGTAATAACTACACCTTATGTTCAGAAATCAGTGAAACAGTGCTGCAGCACTTCATCCACTGCTTGGCCACTCATGGCCGCCATGTGCAGTACCTCAACTTCCTCCACACCATCATTAAAGCTGAGGGGAAATATGTGAAAAAATGCCAGGATATGATCATGACTGAG TTAACAAATGCAGGtgatgatgtggtggtgttCTACAATGATAAAACCTCCTTTTCCACCATGCTGAAATTGATGGCTGAGTCCAGAGAAGGCGTACAGGAGAACAGCCCGCTCCGCTACCATATTTCTCTGGTGGAGCTACTAGCAGCGTGCGCTGAGGGCAAAAATGTCTACACTGAAATCAAGTGCACATCACTTCTGCCCCTAGAGGATGTGGTTAAAGTTGTCACCAATGGGGATTGTATTACAGAG GTGAAAACTGCCTATGTAAATTTTGTGAACCATTGCTATGTGGATACAGAAGTTGAAATGAAGGAGATCTATACCAGCAACCATATATGGAACCTGTTTGAGAACTTCATTGTAGACATGGCCAGG GTTTGCAATAACCGAGAAAAGCGAGTGCAAGACCAAGTGCTGGAGAAGTATGTCCTCAATGTGGTGCTAGATACTATAAACGCATTCTTCAGCTCACCATTCTCTGAAAACAGTACTTCACTACAG TCTCATCACAAAATAGTGACACAGTTGCTGCAGTCAAGCATGCGTTTGCTGGACTGTACCTggctccagcagcagcagaaaggACTGGTAGAAAGTTGCATACGGACTCTTGCCTTGACTG CTAAAAGTCGTTCTATCTCTCTGCCGATTGATTTGGAAGCCCACATCAACATGATGCTGAGCAATAGTGCATTAAGCTCTCAGTCCCGTGCCAGCTCTGGGTACAAAAATACCTCACGAACTGCCAGACCTCCTATCCCCAACAACTCCTGGGACTATAAGAACATCATCGAGAaactacag GACATCATTAACACCCTTGAAGAGCGCCTGAATCCCTTGGTTAATGCAGAGTTGTCCGTATTGGTGGATGTTCTGCACCAGCCAGAGCTGCTGTTTCTGGAGGGCACTGATGCACGCATGCGGTGTGAATCTGGAGGCTTCATCTCAAA ACTGATTCAGCACACCAAGGCTCTGATGAGCTCTGAGGAGAAGTTGTGCATCAAGGTCCTCAGAACTCTACAGGAGATGCTGATCCGCAGTCTGGATTTTAATGACAGG GGGATTACTTTGAGAAAAGTGCTGCTGCAGAATTACCTCTTTAACAACAAAAAAGGCATGAAAAGTGAAAAGGTGGAACATGGAGCAGGAG gtggaGAGGCAGAAAGGGACTGGTCTGCTGTGGCTGCAGTTCAGTGTCGTCTGGATAGAGAAGGAGGCACAAAATTGTTCACAGACCTTATCATGAGTactaaaaatgataaaatattcaAAGAGAGTATCCAGCTAGCTATCTGTCTGCTGGAGGGAGGCAACACTGAGATTCAG AACTCCTTCTACAAACTTATGATGGGAGACAACAAGTCTGAGaagttttttaaagttttgaatgATCGCATGAAAAATGCTCAGATGGACATCAAAGCAACCATTTCAGTCAATGTTGGAGAAATGAGTAACAAGGCCAAAGATGAGAAAGAATTGGATTCAG CATCCCAGTCAATGGTGTTTCATTCAGGGGGTGCTGCTAAATTTGGGAATCACCCGTCCATTGCTGCATCACACACTCCAGCAgcagctccacacacagagcagcaggagGTGGAAACTGAAATGGGTCCATCTGTGATCATCATGAAACCCATTCTGCGCTTCCTTCAGCTGCTCTGTGAGAACCATAACCAGGATCTGCAG AATTTCCTTCGATGTcagaacaacaaaacaaactatAACCTGGTTTGTGAGACACTACAGTTCCTGGATATCATGTGTGGCAGCACCACCGGTGGTCTGGGATTGCTGGGACTGTACATCAATGAAAATAACGTGGGTCTGATCATCCAAACTCTGGAAACACTCACAGAGTACTGCCAGGGACCATGCCAGGAAAACCAG ACATGCATTGTCACCCATGAATGTAACGGAATTGATATCATCACTGCACTCATTTTGAATGACATCAGCCCATTGTGTCGCTACCGCATGGAGATGGTACTCCAGCTAAAG GACAATGCCTCAAAACTCTTATTGGCCTTAATGGAGAGTCGGCACGACAGTGAAAATGCGGAGAGGATTCTGTTTAACCTTCGACCCAGAGAACTG GTTGAGATTATAAAGAAGGCATACCTGCAGGAGAGTGAGCATGAGGGGGAGGATGTATCACCCAGAGAAGTTGGCCACAACATCTACATCCTGGCACTACAG CTTGCACGACACAATAAGATTCTCCTTCACCTTCTAAAACCACCAAAAAGAACTaaagaagagggagaagaggGTATCTCATCTATG CTGAATCTGAACAACAAGCAATTCTCCCAAATGCTGAAATCCACAGCTCCATGTGAGATTCAAGAGGAAGACCCCCTTGACTACTACGACCACCACACTGCTCAGATTGAA ATTGTTCGTGAAGACCGCAGTATGGAGCAGATTGTATTCCCTGTCCACCCCATCTGTGAGTTCCTGACAGAGGAGTCAAAGTTCCGTGTCTTTAACACCACAGAACAGGATGAGCAGGGCAGCAAGGTCACACACTTCTTCGAACAGGCTTCCTTTCTGCACAATGAGATGGAGTGGCAAAAGAAGCTCCGCA GTATGCCAGTGCTATATTGGTTCTCTCGGAGAATGACACTATGGGGCACATTCTCCTTCAACCTAGCTGTCTTCGTCAACCTAATTATTGCCTTCTTCTACCCATATGACTCTGGGCAAA GTGCCATTGATTCTTCAATGTTGTTAATGCTTTTCTGGTGCTTTGCTGGACTGTCAATTATGGGCCTTTTCTCCCAGCGCTATGGACTCCAGCCCCTCACACTCGCAATCATCCTCCGCCTCATCTACCACTTTGGCATCGGCCCTACTCTTATCATGCTTGGAACTCTTAAT CTGATCAATAAGATCGTTTTCGTAGTGAGCTTCGTGGGTAATAATGGCACATTTATTATGGGTTACAAAGCCATGGTGATGGATATGGAATTTCTCTACCATCTGGGCTATGTTTTCACCAGCACATTGGGGCTGTGTGTCCACGAGCTCTTCTACAGCATATTG TTATTTGACCTGATCTATCGAGAGGAAACACTTTTCAATGTCATCAAGAGTGTAACACGTAATGGCCGTTCCATCCTTCTTACCGCTGTGTTAGCGATCATCTTGGTCTATCTCTTCTCCATTGTTGGCTTCCTTTGCCTGAGAGATGACTTCATCATGGAGGTGGACTATCTCTCTGACATCAACACAG GTTCTGAGAGTTCGGTTGGTAGCTGCGCTGCAGATGGAATGGACTGCAAAGAGGAGACTGCACTTCTAGCATCAACACAGG aggAAGAAGATAACACAGAGCGTGCTTGTGACACACTGCTGATGTGTATTGTCACGGTGCTGAACCATGGACTACGAAATGGAGGGGGTGTAGGGGATGTCTTGCGCAGACCCTCAAAAAAT GAGACATTGTTTCCAGCACGAGTGGTGTATgatcttcttttcttcttcattGTCATCATTATTGTACTGAACTTGATCTTCGGTGTGATTATTGACACCTTTGCTGACCTGCGTAGTGAGAAGCAGAAGAAAGAAGAGATTCTAAAAACGACCTGCTTCATCTGTG GCCTTGAAAGAGACAAATTTGACAATAAGACAGTGTCTTTTGAGGAACACATTAAGTTGGAACACAACATCTGGAACTACCTTTACTTCATTGTGCTGGTgcgagagaagaaaaaaacagactACACTGGCCCAGAGAGCTATGTGGCACATATGATAAAA AACAAGAACCTGGACTGGTTTCCACGCATGCAGGCCATGTCTCTGGTGGTCACTGAAGGGGAGGGGGAACAGAACGAGATGAGGAACCTGCAGGACAGGCTTGCATCGACCATGAAAGTTGTCATTCAGCTGACCAGCCAGCTAGCTGAGCTGAAGGAACAG atGACGGAGCAGAGAAAACGAAGGCAGAGGATGGGATTTGTGGATGTCCAGGCAGGCTCCAATGCCTCCCTGCCCCCCAGTGCAGCAGGAGGAAACCATCAGATATACAAATCTTAA